From one Synechocystis sp. PCC 6803 substr. PCC-P genomic stretch:
- a CDS encoding Uma2 family endonuclease gives MATVLDLQPIISLNRGQFYQLCQNNPDLSLERNPQGKLIILSPVGGESGAQEASLIFKVSLWNYQSQLGIVFSSSTIFSLPQGGDRSPDVAWVSRGNWEKLTPAEREGFPPICPDFVIELRSKSDRLKPLQDKMLEYLTSGLQLGWLINPQQKQVEIYRQNQPTEITNLPTKLSGENVLPGFSISLD, from the coding sequence ATGGCTACCGTTTTAGACCTTCAGCCAATTATTTCGTTGAACCGAGGGCAATTTTATCAGCTCTGTCAAAACAATCCTGACCTCAGCCTAGAAAGAAACCCCCAAGGGAAGCTCATCATTCTGTCCCCAGTTGGTGGTGAAAGTGGTGCCCAAGAAGCGAGCCTTATTTTCAAAGTTTCTCTCTGGAATTATCAGAGTCAACTCGGAATTGTCTTTAGTTCCTCAACAATCTTTAGCCTACCCCAAGGTGGCGATCGCTCCCCCGATGTGGCTTGGGTCTCCCGAGGTAATTGGGAAAAGTTAACCCCAGCAGAACGAGAGGGTTTTCCCCCAATTTGTCCTGATTTTGTGATTGAACTCAGATCAAAAAGTGATCGTCTTAAACCCCTACAAGACAAAATGCTAGAGTACCTAACATCTGGTTTGCAACTAGGCTGGCTAATCAATCCACAACAAAAACAGGTGGAGATCTACCGCCAAAATCAACCCACAGAAATAACTAATCTCCCCACAAAATTGTCTGGGGAGAATGTTTTACCCGGATTTAGCATTTCTCTAGACTAG
- a CDS encoding ABC transporter ATP-binding protein, whose protein sequence is MSDTVIRVENLGKKYIIGHQRRERYTTLRDMMAEKARSFGQMFRRNGKEDYPTHEEFWALKDVSFEIKQGDRVGIIGRNGAGKSTLLKILSRITEPTEGRISIKGRVASLLEVGTGFHPELTGRENIYLNGAILGMGKAEIKKKFDEIVAFAEVEKFLDTPVKRYSSGMYVRLAFAVAAHLEPEILIVDEVLAVGDAQFQKRCLGKMEDVAEKEGRTVIFVSHAMPMIASLCNSCFLLKHGEVIKEGSPGSVIAYYQSDGQHSPGSVDYTSSPSPPGDHLAVLRRGWIENEKGEQSLDVRIDEPLTVYMEYEVQQKTPGTPYPNFHFYDDKNNCAFVTAAMVDINSPLEEGVYRALCHIPANFLNDGVYSVGLAVTFMHSGVHVSFYDQSALVFNVTDPIEGVITRGMGYVGPIPGVLRPVLDWNVEKIA, encoded by the coding sequence ATGTCTGATACAGTCATTCGAGTGGAAAATCTTGGGAAAAAATATATCATCGGTCACCAGCGGCGGGAACGCTATACAACTCTCCGGGATATGATGGCAGAGAAGGCCCGCTCCTTTGGTCAGATGTTTAGACGTAATGGTAAGGAAGATTACCCTACCCACGAAGAGTTTTGGGCGCTGAAGGATGTGTCCTTTGAAATTAAGCAGGGCGATCGGGTTGGCATTATTGGGCGCAATGGGGCGGGTAAGTCAACACTTTTAAAGATTCTCAGCCGGATTACGGAGCCGACGGAGGGGCGCATTTCTATTAAGGGTCGGGTGGCGAGTCTGTTGGAGGTGGGGACGGGGTTCCATCCTGAGTTGACGGGGCGGGAGAATATTTATCTGAATGGGGCGATTTTGGGGATGGGCAAGGCGGAAATTAAGAAGAAGTTTGATGAGATTGTGGCGTTTGCGGAGGTGGAGAAGTTTTTGGATACTCCTGTCAAGCGGTATTCTTCGGGGATGTATGTGCGCTTGGCGTTTGCGGTGGCGGCCCATTTGGAGCCGGAAATTTTAATTGTGGATGAAGTGTTGGCGGTGGGAGATGCCCAGTTTCAAAAACGTTGCCTTGGCAAAATGGAGGATGTTGCAGAAAAAGAGGGTAGAACGGTAATTTTTGTTAGCCATGCTATGCCCATGATTGCTTCTTTATGTAATAGCTGTTTTCTCCTAAAGCACGGCGAAGTTATTAAGGAAGGAAGTCCCGGCTCTGTAATTGCCTATTACCAAAGTGATGGACAGCATAGTCCAGGCTCTGTTGACTATACTTCATCTCCTTCTCCCCCTGGAGACCATTTAGCAGTTTTAAGAAGGGGATGGATCGAAAATGAAAAAGGAGAGCAATCTTTAGATGTTCGGATTGATGAGCCCCTAACGGTTTATATGGAATATGAAGTTCAACAAAAAACACCAGGCACCCCCTATCCAAATTTTCACTTTTATGATGATAAAAATAATTGTGCTTTTGTGACTGCCGCTATGGTTGATATAAATTCTCCTCTAGAAGAGGGAGTTTATCGTGCCCTTTGTCATATCCCGGCCAATTTTTTGAACGACGGTGTTTACTCGGTGGGATTGGCTGTCACGTTTATGCACTCAGGCGTCCACGTCAGTTTTTATGATCAATCTGCTTTGGTTTTTAATGTGACTGACCCGA
- a CDS encoding ABC transporter permease produces MKTSPPELIIEAGRTERQYWQDLWRYRELFYTLAWRDIAVRYKQTAIGIAWALIRPFLTMVVFTVVFGKLANLPSEGVPYPILVFAGMLPWQFFSTSLSSASDSLIANANLISKVYFPRLVVPTSAVVTSFVDFLISGMIMLGLMAWYNFLPSWHVITLPFFILIAFMASMGAGLWLCSLNVKYRDFRYIVPFIVQFGLYISPVGFSSNVVPEKWRLLYSINPMVSVIDGFRWAILGGESTIFLPGFLLSLLLVIIIFITGILYFRKMERTFADVI; encoded by the coding sequence ATGAAAACTTCCCCCCCAGAACTGATTATTGAAGCAGGACGCACGGAGCGTCAGTATTGGCAAGACCTATGGCGTTACCGGGAATTGTTTTACACCCTGGCTTGGCGGGACATTGCGGTACGGTACAAACAAACGGCGATCGGTATAGCTTGGGCCTTAATCCGGCCATTTTTGACCATGGTGGTGTTTACGGTGGTATTTGGTAAGTTGGCTAATTTACCTTCGGAGGGGGTGCCCTATCCCATTCTGGTGTTTGCGGGAATGTTGCCCTGGCAGTTTTTTTCCACTTCCCTTAGTTCCGCCAGCGATAGTCTAATTGCCAATGCCAATCTAATTTCTAAGGTGTATTTTCCTCGCTTAGTGGTGCCTACCAGTGCCGTGGTGACTAGCTTTGTTGATTTTTTAATTTCTGGGATGATTATGTTGGGGCTGATGGCTTGGTATAATTTCTTGCCCAGTTGGCATGTGATTACATTGCCTTTCTTCATTTTGATTGCCTTTATGGCTTCCATGGGAGCAGGGTTATGGCTTTGTTCCCTCAATGTCAAATACCGAGATTTTCGCTACATTGTGCCATTCATTGTCCAATTTGGTTTGTACATTTCCCCGGTGGGTTTTAGTAGTAATGTGGTGCCGGAAAAATGGCGATTGCTCTATTCCATTAACCCGATGGTGAGTGTAATTGATGGTTTTCGTTGGGCGATTTTGGGGGGAGAATCAACTATATTTCTGCCGGGTTTTTTGTTGTCTTTACTGTTGGTGATCATTATTTTTATAACAGGAATTCTCTATTTTCGTAAGATGGAACGCACCTTCGCTGATGTGATTTAA
- a CDS encoding Uma2 family endonuclease → MSAITAQELESQMPDATMLLSDEPEMESSVHYLQLLLLVTSLEWAWRQRDDFFIGANLTIYFSRQQLKHRDFRGPDFFLVKNTTRHPRNSWVVWEEDGRYPDLIIELLFESTAKVDRTTKLDLYATRFHTPEYFYFSPETLEFAGFRLNFNQYSPVIPNEQGWLWSEALGFFLGIHQGQLRYFSVEGILVPTPEEAAQQEILRPDQAMAKVEQEAQRADQEKFRADRLAAKLRELGLDPDDV, encoded by the coding sequence ATGTCAGCAATAACGGCCCAGGAACTGGAATCACAAATGCCGGATGCCACTATGCTTTTGAGTGATGAACCGGAGATGGAAAGTTCAGTGCATTATTTGCAACTGCTCTTGCTAGTTACTAGTCTGGAGTGGGCCTGGCGTCAGAGGGATGATTTTTTTATTGGTGCCAACCTAACCATCTACTTCAGTCGACAACAACTCAAACACCGTGATTTTCGAGGCCCTGATTTTTTCCTGGTCAAGAATACCACCAGACACCCCCGCAATTCCTGGGTCGTGTGGGAGGAAGACGGGCGCTACCCCGACTTGATCATTGAGCTACTTTTCGAGTCCACTGCCAAAGTGGATAGAACCACCAAGCTGGACCTTTATGCCACTAGGTTCCACACCCCTGAGTATTTTTATTTTTCCCCTGAAACTTTGGAATTTGCCGGTTTTAGGTTAAATTTCAACCAATACTCTCCCGTAATTCCCAATGAGCAAGGATGGCTATGGAGTGAGGCGCTGGGATTTTTTCTTGGCATCCACCAGGGTCAGTTGCGCTATTTTTCCGTGGAGGGAATTTTAGTACCTACCCCTGAGGAGGCGGCCCAACAGGAAATATTGAGGCCTGACCAGGCCATGGCAAAGGTAGAGCAGGAGGCTCAACGGGCGGACCAAGAAAAATTCAGGGCCGATCGCCTGGCGGCCAAGCTGAGGGAGTTGGGATTGGATCCCGATGATGTTTAG
- a CDS encoding DUF29 domain-containing protein: MADLLAAGDFTSLDIENLVEEVRDLSKRERDRLLSSLRLILHHFLNWDYQPQKRSRSWQNTIDRERNNIELYLEDSPSLQRYLNDGVSLAKMYRLARADAIRETDLDFPKDCLYDMEDVLSRVISLGE, translated from the coding sequence ATGGCCGATCTCCTTGCTGCAGGGGATTTTACGTCCCTTGATATCGAGAATTTAGTGGAGGAAGTCCGGGATTTGTCAAAACGGGAAAGGGATCGCCTTTTAAGTAGTTTACGTTTAATTCTTCATCACTTCCTCAATTGGGACTACCAGCCCCAGAAACGTTCCCGCAGTTGGCAGAATACAATTGATCGAGAGCGGAACAATATTGAACTATATCTTGAGGACAGTCCCAGTCTGCAGCGTTATCTCAATGATGGGGTGTCTCTCGCTAAAATGTATCGGCTGGCGCGGGCCGACGCGATCCGGGAAACTGATTTAGATTTTCCCAAAGATTGCCTATACGATATGGAAGATGTATTAAGTCGCGTTATTTCCCTCGGTGAATGA